A single Methanolobus sp. ZRKC5 DNA region contains:
- a CDS encoding nucleoside deaminase produces MQMAIEEARHGMEHDHGGPFGAIIVKDGKVLSRTHNEVLRSNDPTAHAEILAIRQASTVLERFDLSDCEIYTSSQPCPMCLAAIYWARIKTVYYGSDKDDVALIGFDDNLFYEYIRGESQDSGIKLINIEREEALKLLRQWSEKDDKQTY; encoded by the coding sequence ATGCAAATGGCCATAGAAGAAGCACGTCACGGTATGGAACACGATCACGGAGGACCATTCGGGGCGATTATCGTGAAGGACGGCAAGGTATTATCCAGGACCCACAATGAAGTGTTGAGAAGCAATGATCCTACTGCACATGCAGAGATACTTGCCATAAGGCAGGCATCTACTGTTCTGGAAAGATTTGACCTTTCGGACTGTGAGATATATACAAGTTCACAGCCGTGTCCAATGTGTCTTGCAGCAATTTACTGGGCACGCATAAAGACCGTGTATTACGGCTCCGATAAAGATGATGTTGCCCTTATTGGTTTTGATGACAATCTTTTTTATGAGTATATTCGGGGAGAAAGTCAGGATAGTGGAATAAAGCTGATTAATATTGAGAGGGAGGAAGCCCTTAAGTTGCTCAGGCAGTGGTCTGAAAAGGATGATAAACAGACTTACTGA